The segment TTGTACATATACATGGCAGGCAACATGATCCGTCCCAGTACTAAGAAATTCCAGCTACTAAAGCCTTTCCAGTCTGGGCAAAGCCAACAATGTGAAGTATGTGCAACAACTAATCCATCCTACcccaccttcccttcccagaGCTCCCTCCAGATGGGGGAAAGCCAGTGGTGCGCAGTGTGGATTTCTCCTGCAGAGCATCACCAGACTCCCAGCAATTCTAATGGAGTGTGAACCCTCGTGTAGGGCTCCCATCGTGGGGCTGGGGCTTCCTTGCACAGtcagcagctgagcactgagcccaaggggaaacagtttcaaactaaaagtggggagatttagactggatagAAGAAAGGTTTTTACAGTGAGGGcggtgaggcattggcacaggttgcccgGAGAGGCagcagatgccccatccctgtagatACCAAAGGTCAGGatggatgggctgtgagcacctgatctagcggaggtgtccctgctcattgcaggggagttggaccagataGCCTTTaaatgtctcttccaactcaaatgaccctgtgattctatgaaattaaaGCTGCCCCAGTGAGCATTTCTCTTGTCAGCAACAAAGACGGCGAGCATCAGAATTCAGCACGGGTAAATATACATCAGTTGTGTCCAGTTAGTGCTTCACGAAACAGGACCAAATACGAAAAGAACCCGGGTAGGTCCTGCACAGACAGCGTGGAGGACAGGGTCAGGCGGTGACAGAAGGGACTGGCAGTGACCCCAGCCACTCTCGGGCCGGGACAACACGAGTGATGACAGCACCCCGGCCGGAGCCGCTGCACGGCGGCCGCTCGCTGCCCCACCGGGCAGCACGGGGGCGGCACGGAGCTTCACCCGCCTCCCGCAGCCTTAAAGCGGCGATGCCACACGCAGCACCGCACGCCTCCACCCGCCACCGCCCACGGGTGTACAGGACGCGCTGCCGTCCCCAGGGGCAGCCTTGGGGAGGGGGTACGTGACCAGCGGGATGCAGGAGGGCACAACGCATCCTCTCCGCTCTGTCCGTGGGGCCTCCGGTGCGAGGCCTGCCAGGGAAGGAGCCGTGAGCCCGAGGGAGCAATGTGACAGAGGGCAGTGCGTTTTTATACGCCCTGAGCCCACCCCACCAATTTCTCCCCTGCGGCCGGGCAGCCCACCCCTTTCAGTACGCATTAGCGAACATCACAAGCCTATTGGAAAAAgtgctggaaatgaaaaatgaaatggacTGTATTTAGTCTTCAATTAAGAGAAAAGAGTTTACTCCATCTCTCTAGGGCAGCAAAAAACTGGAGCAGAGCGTTAGGTTCATTGAACATTAATGATCTTTCCCTATTATGCTAAATTATTGTTTCCTAAGCCGCTGATCAAATACAATAGCTTTATTTAAAACCCATTCcagctggaaagaaaggaggcggctctgctgcagcagctctcagggcTACAAAGAatggcagtgctggagcacGTTGGGCTCCTGTGCCACAGTGAGGGACACAGTGGGTACAGGGACATGGAGAGAGATGCcccaaaaggaaaactgaaccAGGAGGGCATGGAGCTGGTGGCCTGAGTGAGATGGAGGTCTGTGCTCACCTCCTGGCATCAGTGCAAGCCTACGGAGGCAAGGCTGTCCTCTATGGACAGCATTCAATGAAATGATTTTCACTCAGGTATGTGGAGGCCACAGCCCAATGTAATTACGTTGCCAAATTGATGTTCTGATATAAGTATGCCATTGCTGAAAGGAAAGGGTATGCCACCTTGCCAAATACAATAGgtatataaataaaactgagtTGAAATTTAGCTAGGGGGTTGCCATGAGCCCAGTTTAAAATGTACTTCCTGGCCACTGAGCCTCAGCTTCCTATTCACAGAATAAATCAGAGACATAGGATCACACAactgcttgggttggaaggaacctcaaagcccacccagtcccaaaCATGGGCAGTGCTGCCCCCCCACCTgatccaacctggcctttaaTGGCAGCCTGTGACAGTACCTTGCTGCTCTCTGAGTGAGGCAAGGGGTATCtccccttttagtttaaaatcattccccttCATCCACTCACTATCACACCATGCAAAAACTTGCTCTCCCTCCTGTTCATGAGCTCGCtgttccccccaccccagcagTGGTGCCTATGGACACTAAATCCCCCGGCTGGGATCTACCTGGGAAAGGGAGGATTGTCGGGCGCTCATCTCGCATCCATGGCAACACACACTTTGCATATCGTTTTATCCTgaacaaagggaaattaaaTACTCGTCGTGAAAGGAGTTCAGGTTCCGAGCAAGGAGGGGGAGGCAGCGAGCAGGCTTTGCCTCCAGGTGGAGACCTGGCACATGGCATCCTTCATGCAATGCGCTTCAGGAAAGTGCTGTCAGAGCAGAACAGGAGGCTGTGTGAGGAGCTGAGCCATGCCGGGCTCATTTCAGCTGGCACTGTCAGCAGCTTAGTACAGACTTCCACAGCCATCTCCAACCTTGCACtggcagaaagacagaaaattaagTCCCAATCAGCATCACATCCTACTGGGCACTGGAAGGGTTTCTAACACTGGGTGACATCTGTGACTGCTTTGAGTTTGATGCAAAGGTGTGTGTAGTTTTTTACTTCCAACCCCACTGTTTTGAAATTGGGTCGAACATTAATTAAATTGAGTAGTTAACAGCAGCAAGTGGCCTCACTGTCTTCTGCAGTGCCCCTAAGGTTTTATTTGCACAAGCAAAGAATGACACAAAAGCATAAACCCCTCCCTTTCTCGTCCAGTTTGACATGACAACCACGACCCACCACAAGAACCACTGCAGCTTGGCCATGGTTCTCCATCCTTGCTTCCCTGTGACACAAgagccaccagcacagcctcTGCACACCTGTGCTGCATCCCAGCTTGCAGGCAGTGGCACAGAGACGCTGAGACTGCTTTCCTGGTATTTGCCCTTTCCCAACAATTTCAAGATGTACGCGCATCTGAAATGTTATAAGTCAGAATCCTCTCATTTCTAACGCATCAAAGGCTCCATCTGGCACACCTGTGTTTTCTAGCTATCATGCAAACCGAGATCTGAAATGTTAACGAGCTTTGTGAGTAATCCCTGTCAGGCAGGATAACAGTTAGAACAGTCAGTGTGTacactttgctttctgaagggAATTTCTCTTGATGTGCACATGCTGACCACGGCTGGAACAGCAAGAAGCCACTATACAGAGAGCAGACTGAAAAATGAGATGGAAGCAAACACTATATTCACTTTAGCAGGGTCAGGAGGAGATCAGCCTGCCCTCAATCTGCCCACCACAGGTCCGATTTTCATCCCTGGTGGCTACAAAACTGAGGCTatctgcacagagcagttgCCTCACTGTGTAGCTGgtatgaaaggaagaaataccgttaacacagaatcatagtatcCTCCAGGTCCTCACATCCAAGCTCATCCATAATGCATGGTAGTGATTTTGCACTGCACTGGTAGAAACTCAGAAGATGAGAAAACCCTGTGTACTTCtaatgaaacaaaggaaatgatgaCTTCTCAGCTTGAACATAGTAAGGGGCATTGACAAATTTGGGGATCAGGAAGGCAGTCTGGCAGAGGCCAGGGTGATGTGTGGCACTCACTGAGGATGGAGGCAGTGGCTTCCTGGATGTGGGCTCAATCTGCAGCTGAGCCCAAGCTGAGTTTGTGCTGTGGCTGCAAAGTGGGAGTAATGAGCAAATGGGTTCAGCCTTAATGTGAGCTCATATCTAAACTCATCCCAGACCTCCTAGCATGCCAATGAGAAAATTCTCAGCATTATTACCATTAATAAATGCTCCACACTTCAAAAGGCAATCAAACCACAGAGCTTGTGCAGCAATGCAAGAGAATGCTAAGCACCAGTCAGCCAAAATGCAACCAGCCCTATTTTCACTTCCTACCTTCCAGCTATTCCCtgtgcacagccagcacagcactggtgGCGAGGGGTTGTGAGCAGAGGGAGCCCAAGGACACCTCACAGATACATGGCCAGCTTCCATCTACATCAGATGTGTGCAGACAGAAACCAAGAGGCCTTTACCCATTGGCACCCACCCCACCTTGGAAGCAGCAGCCATCCTGCCCTGCATAGGGCAGGTACTGAGAACCTGGCTTCAAGCTGAccttgtgctgctcagctccctgtCTTAGGCTGTCAGCCTCAGATTGCAGCGGCCAGCCTGTCCCACATCCCACCTCACTGCCCGAAGGAAAGCacaggagcactgcagggccTGGAAGCAATGAGATCTCCCACAGGGGAAGGCAGACAGAACGTCAGCCCTTTGTTCTGCTGCAAGGCAGCCCAGGCTCTGATGGCCCGTCGTGGAGAGGGAGAGGCATGCAAAGAATGCACAGGAGCAAGAATGTACAAGGCACAGCTTGCCGTgaaaaaatcccacagaaagCCCTGATACAACAGAGCCAGGGGGCtttctccagcacagcagtgagccTGCACCAGAACAGCACggagctctgtgcacagctccctgcaggatGTGGCTTCCCCAGCATGGAGCTCAGCCTCAGCAACCCATCACACACCCTGCATGCAGCTGAGGAACATAAAGTCATATGGGAAACTGTTTCTGCTTGAGATGTGAAATGACATAGGGTCTGGCTCCAAAGACACTGCAAAAGTGCATTATCCCCATTGGCCATCCAAACCATACCAAAGCTCGTAGAAATACCCAAACAGAACTGAAGCCCTGGAAGCCCAGGCACACCATTCGCTCACAACCAACACCAGCACTTGtttatttgaatgtattttcatgAGGTGAGtgtgacagagctgctgctttccagttaCTGAGCGAGGCtgacaaacagcactgaagaggAATTAAGAATTACACCGCTAAACTGAGTATTGTCATGCAAATAGGAACGTCACAGGGCAGCTGCGCATTGTTCCCAGAGATAAATGCAGGAACTATGGAAGCGAGTTCAATAGAGCCCTGCCAGTGGGGCACAGGGTTGGGAACTGTCTGGGAGACTGCCAGAGGTTTAGGATAAATACATGTATGCACAGCTGCAGCGTCTATTGGAGCTGACAACACGTCTGCTAATTGAGAGCTGTTCATAAAATTGTAGTcttatataaaaacaaacagaagccaaGAGGAAAACACTTTTGTGGCCAAAGAGAGTTTGCAAAGTTCCATCTAAATACGCTATCACTTTACTGAACCTACAACAACACTTCTATAAAAAAACATCTTAGCAAGGCAGAGGAAGAGCTGCCTGCATATAGCAGAGGGGTCAAAATCAGGCAATCATTGTAGTCCTTTTCagtccaggccattctataattctatgattctattcaatTCAGCCTCTGCTCTGGTGGCACAGAAAGCAGGAATGGGGGAAGGGCTAAGACCCAAAAGCAAGCGGCACCACAGGGGCGTGCAGGGCACAGCAACACCATTATAGTGGCCCCATTATAGGGCTGGGATGCATCCTGAGcacctggcacagctctgcccacatCACCCGCGGCAGCTTTCAAAAACCAAAGGCTTATCTGGGTGCCAGCAGAGGCAGGTTGGCTCTGACCGagccacagcacagggcaggccACAGGTGGAATACgatgcagtgggatgcaatGGAACGCAGTGCAGCTTAGTCAGCACAAAGGAGGCAAATCACCAACACGCATTACTGAAATATCAGTTTCTTTAGTATGTTACAGAAAAGCTTATGAACATAGAGAATGTACATAAAAGGCAgactttgtaaaataaaaaggtctttctgtttataaaaaaattaaaaagtcaaaGTAAAGTGCATGGaacagtttgtttgtttctccactTTTAACTATTGCGCCCAAGTCTCAGCACACAGCGATGCTTTGGGGGTGCTCTTCAGTCACCGTCAGTCTGTTATTTTACCGTCAAATCAAAGGATGGCGACGACTACAGACACACACTTGAGGATCAGAACAGCGAAACCAGATGAACCCACAACACAGACTAACAGCTACCGGAGCACCCGCTCGCAGCAGGACGCGCTGCCAACgacagctctgctctccttcagGGAAATCAGTAGGAGCCAAGCTTCAGAGAGAGGCAGTTTGCCAGTCCAGGGTGCGCCTTTGTACAACCGGTCCTCGGACCCAGCGCCAACGTTCGTTCGCCGCAGGAGAAAGAACATGTTGAAAGCactccttccccatcccatgGAGGAGTCGAGGCCGAAGGGACCTCCGCAGCCTTACTAGGCAGAAAGAGGGGAAACCGGTGGCTCAAGGAAGGCAGGTGCCGTCAGAGCGCAGCAGCTTGAGCGCGGCACTGGGCGATATGGCGATGCACGAAGTCGACGCGCGCCTGCAGCAGCTCGGCCTGCCGCTCCGATAGGAAGCCGAGATGCTCCCACAAGGGTTCCCGGGCCCGGTAGCGGCGTCGCAGCTCGGCGGCGGCGTTGCGGCGGCGGTGCAGCTCGGCCAGGCGCCGCGCCGTGCCCTCGCGGAAGACGCAGACGGAGCGCAGCAGAGGCTCGTTGTAAGGGTCCCACGTGGCGAGCAGGCGGTAGCCGTGCACCAGCCCCGCCTCGTTGTCCATGAAGACCAAACCGCCGTCGGGGGCGCGCAGCAGGTTGCTGGTGGCGCGCCGCATGACGCGCGGGTCCCACTGCAGGCTGAACAGGTTGCTGGCCAGGCGGTCGAAGTTGGCCGTCAGGTAGTCGAAGAGAATCAGGTCGCTCCACTGCACCAGCTCCACCAGCTGCTCCGCGGGCAGCCCGCTCAGCTCGCCCGCCGCCAGCGTCCGCGGCCGCCCGCCACCCCACGGCGCGGGGGCCACCACGGCCGTCAGGTTGTCCACCCAGCGAGTCAGGCTGACCACCGCGCCCTCGGCCCAGTGCGAGCCGCGCAGCTCCTCCCGCACCGGCTCCCACTGCCGCCCGCGAGCCTCCACCAGCGCCAGCGCCATGGGCGGCAGCCGCTGCTGCATCCCGAGCAGCCCGGCCAGGTGGTAGGAGAGCGCCTCGCCCTGGATCTGCTCCGGGCTCACGCCGTAGCGCACGCAGGCGCGGCTCCCGTCCGACAGTCGGGCCAGCCGGTTGGAGCTGCGCCCGCAGCCGCCGCGCTCCAGCGAAGCCACGCGGGCTCCGCGGGCCGCCGCCCGCCACGCCGCCGCTTCCTCGGCCGCGAAGCCCGGCGGCACCCGCGCCTCCAGCTCGCGGCTCCAGAAGATGCCGCGCCGCACCGGGGCCGCCGGCGGgtccttctccctctcctcctcctcctgctgctgctgctgctcccggCCCGCGGCCAGGAGCGCCCGGAAAGTTTTCTGCACGCCGCCGCTGCCTCGCGCCTCGTCCCGGGCCGGCGCCGGCTCCCGCAGCGCCAGCATCgcgcccagcagcagcagcaggagcagcagccccagcgcCAGCGCGGCGCGGCCGCCCCGCTCCATGGTGCCGCGTCTCACGCCGGCGCTGCGGGAcgcggcggcggggcggccccggcgcGACGCATGGCAGCGGCGCGGAGCCCAGCAGCCCCGGCAGCAGCCCCGCGCCGAGtgcgccccgctccgccgcgGCCGGCAGGCACCGGCCCGCACCACGTGGGGAAACGGGGgggcccgccccgccccgcggcgTGGAGCGACGCTTAAAGCGGCGACGCCGagcaaagaggaggaggagggccCACCCGCCGCAACACTCGCTCCGAGCGGCTCCACCCGCCCCTGGCTCCCCGCCGCTCGAGCTGAGGCCGGACCGCGTGGGTCGGCACGGGACCTCCCCGCAGAGCACCGTCCTGCCGGCCCGCCCCCATCCCGCTCACTACGAGCCCGAGCTCCCGCTGCGGCTCGCCAGCTCCTCCCGCCGGCCGCAGCGCTCCCTGCAGGGTGGTCCCACTACGTGCCCCCGAAGACCCTGCCGGGAGTTTCCGCGCTGCCGGTAACGCTACCCCCCTGTGACAGCTCGCAGGGAGGGCgaggggctgctggcagccgTGCCGCTGCCCGACTTGTAGCTACAGCACGCCGGAGTGTTCTAAAGAGCCTGACAATAGGGACAGGGTTAAATGTCAGGCAGGCTGATGCGCTGCTCGATTTACAGGACGTTAAGCATTCCTGAAACCGTGATCACGAATCTATTTGGGTCAATCAGATGTCTCATTACTGTTTTGTCAGTGCCACTGTGAGCAGCTTGTAGATAAACAAGAGCAGACTCTGGCTTCCCAGGCTCATCCTGGGGAAGACAGATTGGCCACTGCCCAGATCCAGCATCCTCACAAGCAAAAAGATGAAGTCTGCCTCCCCTCTGTTGTTCTCAGGTTAACTCAGTTTCAGCCACTTTACAAAGCCAGGTCCAGAGACTGTCTGGGGAATGGTGGGatcaaaacaacacagcagagcATGGGACCAGAGCTCAGGCAAGCTCTGATCTGCATCAGCATCACACTTCTCCACCTGATGCTCACCTACAGCCTGAGGCTtctgcacagccccactgccccctcCTCACTGTTATGGAAGGTGTTCCTAACACAGACATCTTTGGACTACCATGATCAGCCCTTAGGACTAATCCTGCCCAAAAGCTTCTCTCCCTTCAGCAAACACTGACAGATACTTTACATTCACCTCCACCTTTGGGGTGGTGGCAGGGATTCCCCGGTGCCGGATTTCACTCACCTCTGTGCCAAGTCCTTGAGCCCAGGGACCGCCACGTTAACTCAGCACGGCTgccagctccttcccagcacacagcagtgaggTGAGCCCAAGCTGTTCCTTCAGTGTGGTCTCTCAGTAGCACAACACTCCAAGTCCTTACTTTACTCCGAGTTTTGGTTCAGGCTCCTGGTGGAAATAGGGATGCCTCTCTCCAGTCCAGCATTATTTTCCTAGGCTGACTCTCCTAAGGCTCTTCATGCAGCTTCTTCCCACTGGTGGACTTCTCCAGCTCAGTCCATACTCTTTTGAAATCACACATCAGATTACCAAACAACAGCACTACTTCTCCAACATCTTCCCCACTAGTGCTCACTCCTATTTAGAAGCTCTGGCTCCTTGCAGTCAGCTGGTGCCAATAAGTTCCCAAATTAGcaggggtttgtttgtttgtgttttttgttttgttttaaaggaacaGTCTCTGATTGCTCTTGGGACAGGTGCAGGTGAGGAGTTGATCTCAGCTTTGGGGACATGAAAACAGCTGCGAATGGGCTGTGGGAAGCGATGCCCTTACTTCCTTAGTACTGTATGTTCCTTGTCCCTCCACACCTCCTCTGTGTTTCATCCATTGGATTTGTGAAAACGTGGTTCTCAGGATCTTTTCATGTCGCACTGACCTGTACCAGCAGACTGCTTTACTGCTGCACAACTTCCTGGTGCCATCTCCTTCCCATTCATTCCCATGGCCAgggagctgctctggctgcCTGGACAGGGGGAAACTGCTTGCAAAATGCTCTAATGCAGATGCACAGTTACCAACAAAACAGTGCTGCTGGCAATGCAGTTCTTTCCTCCTGGGGAACAGTTGGATTTTTGGATTAAATTATACTGGCAAAAGCTTACTGTGCAAATTTCTGTGCTTAGCATCGTTGTATGTTGCTTCCATAGAAGAAGTGCGTTGTACAAAGGTTTCATCACTGTAGTCTCTATGTACTCCCAATTGTCACAGTGGACTTATGCTTTCCAGTTTAGAAGAATCCCTCTGGTGAGGAACTTCAGCAATTGCAGGGCAGGATTTGCAGATGGCTGCAatggcagcagggctgaagaAAATCAGGTGGCTCTGAATTTCATAGCAGAGATGAACATTAGGGACCTCACGCTTCAGGTGTAGGGCTGATTTTTGCAAGAGTTACAAGATGGAACTGGGAAACCTGGAAGCTTTTCTATCGGTCATGTTCTGCTTTTGGTCCCTCAGAAAAGCTCCCTGACAAATGAGACTCTGTAGGTCTTTTTTGTAATCTGAAGCACCATGTAGAGCACGAAGCTGAGCAATTTCCGTGTACAGAACAGATCATATCTTCCCCATACTCAAAGtctctctgtttttaatatctgtgactctgtttttaatatcaaaGCAATAAATGAGTAAGTGCTCAAGCTCTCAAACCTGGCTCTTGAAAGTGTTCATAAGACTTGTCAGGTGCTTGATGGTGCTCGATCCACCAGGGAATTTGCTCATATCTCTGCTAAAGGTGAGCTGCAAAGGCAGGGAGAAGTTGGTATTAATGCAGCATCCAAGGCTCTCTACCCTCCCTGCATACATCCCTTCTGGAGCTACCCGTGTCCATTGCATAAAACACAATTTGTTCAGGGTGGGAAGTAAAGAGATTCAAAGGACCTTTTCCAGTGAAATTGCTGAGGCAATTTAGGTAATCACCACGTGAGAGGATAAATAATGCAGTGGGTATGTGCCCCTGCTTTCAGATAAGGCTTCCTGAAGGGTTAGATCCCATTGCCTGCTATTTTCGTGTCATATATATTGATAGCAAATCTATTCTCCTCCTGGCTGCCAAAACACACAGGAGAAGAACATTGCTCAGCGCTGCTTGCACAGCTATTCCAGGCAGCTGCCTTGATGCAGCATAACACAAGAGAGAGGGCAGACCCCAAACTGGCGTctttctggaaaagagaaggacaAAGCACCTGGATCACAGCCCATAGACATTCTCTCTCCCTCACCCATCCTCCACACCCATGAAGAAGTGTGCATCGCTTAGAAAGATACTATCTTTAAAAAGAGACTCCATCATCTTCTGGTAAGCTGGGTGAGGGGTTAATTACCCTTACTGTTAAAAATATCCTTCTTCAGGCATGCAGGCCCTATGAATGGCCCAGTTAGACTGGGATGGACCAGACCTGACTAGAAAAATGAGGTCAGGCTAAAGGTAGAGTTACTACTgtcacaggaaggaaaaaaatgctcatAAAACACAGCGTCTACTGCAAACACACACCCAGGACACATTTTAAACTTTTCAGCAAGTCCTAAAAATGCGCAGTGTTTGCAGGGCTGGTGAAAGCACTCTAATTAGCCATAAGGTAACAGCCTCAGCAATGCCAATGAGCAGTCAGCAGCGTGCCGAGCCACAGGCCCAGCATCCAGGCCCTCACACCTCTGTGCCACGCAACCAGCAGAGCACCTCGGGGAGCCTGTACCTCCTCTTCTATATTTTGCTTGACCAG is part of the Coturnix japonica isolate 7356 chromosome 5, Coturnix japonica 2.1, whole genome shotgun sequence genome and harbors:
- the FJX1 gene encoding four-jointed box protein 1 — translated: MERGGRAALALGLLLLLLLLGAMLALREPAPARDEARGSGGVQKTFRALLAAGREQQQQQEEEEREKDPPAAPVRRGIFWSRELEARVPPGFAAEEAAAWRAAARGARVASLERGGCGRSSNRLARLSDGSRACVRYGVSPEQIQGEALSYHLAGLLGMQQRLPPMALALVEARGRQWEPVREELRGSHWAEGAVVSLTRWVDNLTAVVAPAPWGGGRPRTLAAGELSGLPAEQLVELVQWSDLILFDYLTANFDRLASNLFSLQWDPRVMRRATSNLLRAPDGGLVFMDNEAGLVHGYRLLATWDPYNEPLLRSVCVFREGTARRLAELHRRRNAAAELRRRYRAREPLWEHLGFLSERQAELLQARVDFVHRHIAQCRAQAAAL